A genomic stretch from Gorilla gorilla gorilla isolate KB3781 chromosome 20, NHGRI_mGorGor1-v2.1_pri, whole genome shotgun sequence includes:
- the LOC101152037 gene encoding pregnancy-specific beta-1-glycoprotein 7 isoform X1 codes for MGPLSAPPRTQHIKWKGLLLTALLLNFWNLPTTAQVTIEAQPPKVSEGKDVLLLVHNLPQNLTGYIWYKGQIRDLYHYITSYVVDGQIIIYGPAYSGRETVYSNASLLIQNVTREDAGSYTLHIIKRGDGTGGVTGNFTFTLYLETPKPYISSSNLNPREAMETVILTCNPETPNASYQWWMNGQSLPMTHRMQLSKTNRTLSLFGVTKYTAGPYECEIRNPVNASRSDPFTLNLLSKLPMPYITINNLNPRENKDVLTFTCEPKSENYAYIWWLNCQSLPVSPRVKRPIENRILILPSVTRNETGPYQCEIRDQYGGIRSDSVTLNVLYGPDLPRIFPSVTSYYSGENLDLSCFADSNPPAQYSWTINGKFQLSGQKLFIPQITPKHNGLYACSARNSATGEESFTSLTIRVIETASPQVTYAGPHTWSQEILLL; via the exons ATGGGGCCCCTCTCAGCCCCTCCCCGCACACAGCACATCAAATGGAAGGGGCTCCTGCTCACAG CATTACTTTTAAACTTCTGGAACCTGCCTACCACTGCCCAAGTCACGATTGaagcccagcctcccaaagtgtccgAGGGAAAGGATGTTCTTCTACTTGTCCACAATTTGCCCCAGAATCTTACTGGCTACATCTGGTACAAAGGGCAAATAAGGGACCTCTACCATTACATTACATCATACGTAGTAGACGGTCAAATAATTATATATGGGCCGGCATACAGTGGACGAGAAACAGTATATTCCAATGCATCCCTGCTGATCCAGAATGTCACCCGGGAGGACGCAGGATCCTACACTTTACACATCATAAAGCGAGGTGATGGGACTGGAGGAGTAACTGGAAATTTCACCTTCACCTTATACT TGGAGACTCCCAAGCCCTACATCTCCAGCAGCAACTTAAACCCCAGGGAGGCCATGGAGACTGTGATCTTAACCTGTAATCCTGAGACTCCGAACGCAAGCTACCAGTGGTGGATGAATGGTCAGAGCCTCCCTATGACTCATAGGATGCAGCTGTCCAAAACCAACAGGACCCTCTCTCTATTTGGTGTCACAAAGTATACTGCAGGACCCTATGAATGTGAAATACGGAACCCAGTGAATGCCAGCCGCAGTGACCCATTCACCCTGAATCTTCTCT CGAAGCTGCCCATGCCCTACATCACCATCAACAACTTAAACCCCAGGGAGAATAAGGATGTCTTAACCTTCACCTGTGAACCTAAGAGTGAGAACTACGCCTACATTTGGTGGCTAAATTGTCAGAGCCTCCCGGTCAGTCCCAGGGTAAAGCGACCCATTGAAAACAGGATCCTCATTCTACCCAGTGTCACGAGAAATGAAACAGGACCCTATCAATGCGAAATACGGGACCAATATGGTGGCATCCGCAGTGACTCAGTCACCCTGAATGTCCTCT ATGGTCCAGACCTCCCCAGAATTTTCCCTTCAGTCACCTCTTACTATTCAGGAGAGAACCTCGACTTGTCCTGCTTTGCAGATTCTAACCCACCGGCACAGTATTCTTGGACAATTAATGGGAAGTTTCAGCTATCAGGACAAAAGCTCTTTATCCCCCAAATTACTCCAAAGCATAATGGGCTCTATGCTTGCTCTGCTCGTAACTCAGCCACTGGCGAGGAAAGCTTCACATCCTTGACAATCAGAGTCATTG agacagcatctccccAGGTTACCTATGCTGGTCCACACACCTGGTCTCAAGAAATCCTTCTGctgtga
- the LOC101152037 gene encoding pregnancy-specific beta-1-glycoprotein 11 isoform X2: protein MGPLSAPPRTQHIKWKGLLLTALLLNFWNLPTTAQVTIEAQPPKVSEGKDVLLLVHNLPQNLTGYIWYKGQIRDLYHYITSYVVDGQIIIYGPAYSGRETVYSNASLLIQNVTREDAGSYTLHIIKRGDGTGGVTGNFTFTLYYGPDLPRIFPSVTSYYSGENLDLSCFADSNPPAQYSWTINGKFQLSGQKLFIPQITPKHNGLYACSARNSATGEESFTSLTIRVIAPPGLGTFAFNNPT from the exons ATGGGGCCCCTCTCAGCCCCTCCCCGCACACAGCACATCAAATGGAAGGGGCTCCTGCTCACAG CATTACTTTTAAACTTCTGGAACCTGCCTACCACTGCCCAAGTCACGATTGaagcccagcctcccaaagtgtccgAGGGAAAGGATGTTCTTCTACTTGTCCACAATTTGCCCCAGAATCTTACTGGCTACATCTGGTACAAAGGGCAAATAAGGGACCTCTACCATTACATTACATCATACGTAGTAGACGGTCAAATAATTATATATGGGCCGGCATACAGTGGACGAGAAACAGTATATTCCAATGCATCCCTGCTGATCCAGAATGTCACCCGGGAGGACGCAGGATCCTACACTTTACACATCATAAAGCGAGGTGATGGGACTGGAGGAGTAACTGGAAATTTCACCTTCACCTTATACT ATGGTCCAGACCTCCCCAGAATTTTCCCTTCAGTCACCTCTTACTATTCAGGAGAGAACCTCGACTTGTCCTGCTTTGCAGATTCTAACCCACCGGCACAGTATTCTTGGACAATTAATGGGAAGTTTCAGCTATCAGGACAAAAGCTCTTTATCCCCCAAATTACTCCAAAGCATAATGGGCTCTATGCTTGCTCTGCTCGTAACTCAGCCACTGGCGAGGAAAGCTTCACATCCTTGACAATCAGAGTCATTG CTCCTCCAGGATTAGGAACTTTTGCTTTCAATAATCCAACGTAG